In Nocardia sputorum, a single genomic region encodes these proteins:
- a CDS encoding RDD family protein — MARITGSWLSGPPADSGGPATSEFPGAQLGLPKTGAGSLAGMGRRIAALFVDWLIALGIAALITRSGSASSLTLLIWFVIGVGAVTLFGFTPGQYFLRLRTVRIDAPAPVGFVRALARQVLLLFVVPALFTDADGRGMHDRATGTALVRSR, encoded by the coding sequence ATGGCACGCATCACCGGCTCCTGGCTCTCCGGACCCCCGGCCGACTCCGGCGGCCCGGCAACCTCCGAGTTCCCCGGTGCACAACTCGGCCTGCCGAAGACCGGAGCGGGCTCACTGGCCGGCATGGGCCGCCGCATCGCCGCCCTGTTCGTCGACTGGCTGATCGCGCTGGGCATCGCGGCGCTGATCACCCGAAGCGGGTCGGCGTCGAGCCTGACACTGCTGATCTGGTTCGTCATCGGCGTGGGCGCGGTCACACTGTTCGGCTTCACCCCGGGTCAGTACTTCCTGCGTCTGCGGACGGTGCGCATCGACGCCCCGGCGCCGGTCGGCTTCGTCCGCGCGCTGGCCAGACAGGTGCTACTGCTGTTCGTGGTGCCCGCGCTGTTCACCGACGCCGACGGCCGCGGAATGCACGACCGTGCGACCGGTACCGCGCTGGTGCGTTCACGCTGA
- a CDS encoding DMT family transporter yields the protein MPEHGFGSVDSMATIALALLAAFLFAVSAALQQSAARQAATEFGQGRFLVLAAIARRLIADRRWLAGQAANVAGFVVHALALRFGAIAVVQALLVVQLLFALPFAALRRRRALLVRDWAGTTAVCAGLILLVAQGIPAHSAVHGDLLPAAGAGVIVVVVVLFGTSRLARSTQLRSALVAVAAGCCFATTAVLVVVATGALPEPSWALLGIPVSTVVGGILTQEAYARGSLPTALTAMTITDPVLSYLVGLTLFTATVHPRPPVLACAATAVIVGVALLANSPTLHDERDLSEQAPARAAIA from the coding sequence ATGCCGGAACACGGTTTCGGGTCGGTCGACTCGATGGCGACGATCGCCTTGGCGTTACTGGCCGCGTTCCTGTTCGCGGTGTCCGCGGCGCTGCAACAAAGCGCCGCCCGGCAGGCCGCCACCGAATTTGGGCAGGGACGGTTCCTGGTACTCGCCGCCATCGCTCGGCGTTTGATCGCCGACCGTCGCTGGCTGGCCGGGCAGGCGGCGAACGTGGCCGGGTTCGTCGTGCACGCGCTCGCGCTGCGTTTCGGGGCCATCGCGGTGGTGCAGGCGTTGCTGGTGGTGCAACTGCTGTTCGCGTTGCCGTTCGCGGCGCTGCGGCGCAGGCGCGCGCTGCTGGTGCGCGACTGGGCCGGAACCACAGCGGTGTGCGCCGGGCTGATCCTGCTCGTCGCGCAGGGGATTCCCGCGCATTCGGCGGTGCACGGCGACCTGCTGCCCGCCGCGGGCGCCGGTGTCATCGTCGTGGTCGTCGTGCTGTTCGGCACATCCCGGCTCGCCCGCTCGACGCAACTGCGCTCGGCGCTGGTGGCGGTGGCGGCGGGCTGCTGTTTCGCCACGACGGCGGTCCTGGTCGTGGTGGCGACGGGCGCGCTGCCGGAGCCGAGCTGGGCGCTGCTGGGCATTCCGGTCTCGACCGTCGTCGGCGGCATCCTGACCCAGGAGGCGTACGCCCGCGGCTCGCTGCCCACGGCGCTGACGGCGATGACGATCACCGACCCGGTGCTCAGCTATCTGGTCGGCCTGACGTTGTTCACCGCGACCGTCCACCCGCGCCCGCCGGTGCTGGCCTGCGCGGCCACCGCCGTGATCGTGGGCGTCGCGTTGCTGGCGAATTCGCCGACGCTGCACGACGAACGGGATCTTTCCGAGCAGGCCCCGGCGCGGGCGGCGATCGCTTAG
- a CDS encoding TY-Chap domain-containing protein, with amino-acid sequence MSEPETADWERFVQALAHCLAELPSRATLIIAAPGNRYVQFVQYDIKLSAELAGNHYLTDPIPETAAQALRALGWHEPVVRRDVDNWTRTLFWPIAPNSLLEFARSVAVGLRDALGVAAPVELRAMGWTEASGDLDLTVLGPIARRG; translated from the coding sequence ATGAGCGAGCCGGAAACCGCGGACTGGGAACGGTTCGTGCAAGCACTGGCGCACTGTCTCGCGGAGCTGCCCTCCCGGGCGACCCTGATCATCGCCGCCCCGGGAAATCGCTATGTCCAATTTGTCCAATACGACATCAAATTGTCCGCCGAACTGGCCGGGAATCATTACCTGACCGACCCCATCCCGGAGACCGCCGCGCAGGCGTTGCGCGCACTGGGCTGGCACGAGCCCGTCGTGCGGCGCGACGTGGACAACTGGACCAGGACCCTCTTCTGGCCGATCGCGCCGAACAGCCTGCTCGAGTTCGCTCGCTCGGTGGCCGTCGGCTTGCGGGACGCTCTCGGGGTCGCGGCCCCGGTCGAGTTGCGGGCGATGGGCTGGACCGAGGCGTCCGGCGACCTGGATCTCACCGTGCTCGGTCCGATCGCGCGCCGGGGGTAG
- a CDS encoding DUF4191 domain-containing protein: MAAGKPTKEAKAAAKAARKQQSRERRKQLWQAFQMQRKEDKLLLPLMIGALVGITAVFVVIGLIFGLTWFLVPLGVVLGALAAFIIFGRRVQKSVYRKAEGQAGAAAWVLDNLQGKWRVSNGVAATTQLDAVHRVIGLPGVVLVAEGAPQRVKSLLAQEKKRTARLIGDTPIYDVVIGNDEGQIPLKDLQRYLTKLPRNIDTKRMDLIEGRLSALSARSGPALPKGPMPAGAKMRGVQRTIRRR; encoded by the coding sequence ATGGCAGCAGGTAAGCCCACCAAGGAAGCGAAGGCCGCGGCGAAAGCGGCCCGCAAGCAGCAGTCGAGAGAGCGCCGCAAGCAGCTGTGGCAGGCGTTCCAGATGCAGCGCAAGGAAGACAAGCTGCTGCTGCCGCTGATGATCGGCGCCTTGGTCGGCATCACCGCCGTCTTCGTCGTGATCGGCCTGATCTTCGGGCTGACCTGGTTCCTGGTCCCGCTGGGCGTGGTGCTCGGCGCGCTGGCGGCGTTCATCATCTTCGGCAGGCGGGTGCAGAAGAGCGTCTACCGCAAGGCCGAGGGCCAGGCGGGCGCCGCAGCCTGGGTGCTGGACAACCTTCAGGGCAAGTGGCGGGTGAGCAACGGCGTCGCCGCCACCACGCAGCTGGACGCGGTGCACCGGGTGATCGGCCTGCCCGGCGTGGTGCTGGTCGCCGAAGGCGCCCCGCAACGGGTCAAGTCGCTGCTCGCCCAAGAGAAGAAGCGCACGGCCCGGCTGATCGGCGACACCCCGATCTACGACGTCGTCATCGGCAACGACGAAGGCCAGATACCGCTCAAGGACCTGCAGCGCTACCTCACCAAGCTGCCTCGCAACATCGACACCAAGCGCATGGACCTCATCGAAGGCCGGCTTTCCGCGCTCAGCGCGCGCAGCGGGCCCGCCCTCCCGAAGGGGCCGATGCCCGCCGGCGCCAAGATGCGCGGAGTGCAGCGGACCATCCGCCGCCGCTGA
- a CDS encoding YrdB family protein → MSSRPVMLVIRFLLELVAVASFGVFGWRAFGEPWNFLLMVALPVVAAVAWGTFAVPGDPSRAGQARVAVSGSARLAIELSVLGGGALALQSAGLPHWGVALAVLVIVYHVLAYDRVVWLLTRDSATRRRP, encoded by the coding sequence GTGTCGTCGCGTCCGGTGATGCTCGTCATCCGTTTCCTGCTCGAGCTCGTCGCGGTGGCTTCGTTCGGCGTCTTCGGCTGGCGGGCGTTCGGAGAGCCGTGGAATTTTCTCCTGATGGTGGCGCTGCCCGTCGTCGCGGCAGTCGCCTGGGGAACCTTCGCGGTGCCCGGCGACCCGAGCCGTGCCGGGCAGGCGAGGGTCGCCGTGTCCGGCTCCGCGCGCTTGGCGATCGAGCTCTCGGTGCTCGGCGGCGGGGCGCTCGCGCTGCAGTCGGCGGGGCTGCCGCACTGGGGTGTGGCGCTCGCCGTGCTGGTGATCGTCTATCACGTGCTCGCCTACGACCGGGTCGTCTGGCTGCTCACCCGTGATTCGGCGACGCGGCGTCGACCGTAG
- the glnA gene encoding type I glutamate--ammonia ligase, whose product MTFSTADEVIKYIADEDIEYVDIRFSDLPGVQQHFSIPGKAFTTDLAEEGLAFDGSSVRGFQSIDESDMLLLPDFSTARVDPFRAAKTLNLNFFVHDPFTREAYSRDPRNVARKAEEYLRSTGIADTAYFGPEAEFYIFDSIRYDSAMNGAFYEIESVSGSWNTGAEFNPDGTRNRGYKVRNKGGYFPVAPYDHYVDLRDKISTNLQNSGFELERGHHEVGTAGQAEINYKFNTLLAAADDLQLFKYIVKNTAWQEGKTVTFMPKPLFGDNGSGMHVHQSLWKDGKPLFHDEAGYGGLSDLARHYIGGILHHAPSLLAFTNPTVNSYHRLVPGYEAPINLVYSQRNRSAAVRIPVTGNNPKAKRLEFRAPDSSGNPYLAFAAMMMAGLDGIKKKIEPLAPVDKDLYELPPEEAKNIPQAPTSLASVIDRLEQDHDYLTEGNVFTEDLIETWITLKREGEIAPVNLRPHPYEFELYFDV is encoded by the coding sequence GTGACGTTCAGCACGGCCGACGAGGTCATCAAATACATCGCTGACGAGGACATCGAGTACGTCGACATCCGCTTCAGCGACCTGCCCGGTGTGCAGCAGCACTTCTCGATCCCCGGGAAGGCCTTCACCACCGACCTCGCCGAGGAAGGGCTAGCGTTCGACGGCTCCTCCGTTCGTGGGTTCCAGTCCATCGATGAGTCGGACATGCTGCTGCTGCCCGACTTCTCCACCGCGCGCGTCGACCCGTTCCGCGCCGCCAAGACGCTGAACCTGAACTTCTTCGTGCACGACCCGTTCACCCGGGAGGCCTACAGCCGCGACCCGCGTAACGTCGCGCGCAAGGCGGAGGAGTACCTGCGCTCCACCGGCATCGCCGACACCGCGTACTTCGGCCCCGAGGCGGAGTTCTACATCTTCGACTCGATCCGCTACGACTCGGCCATGAACGGCGCGTTCTACGAGATCGAGTCGGTCTCCGGTTCGTGGAACACCGGTGCGGAGTTCAACCCGGACGGCACCCGCAACCGCGGCTACAAGGTCCGCAACAAGGGCGGCTACTTCCCCGTCGCGCCCTACGACCACTACGTCGACCTGCGCGACAAGATCTCGACCAACCTGCAGAACTCCGGCTTCGAGCTGGAGCGCGGCCACCACGAGGTCGGCACCGCCGGTCAGGCCGAGATCAACTACAAGTTCAACACCCTGCTCGCCGCGGCCGATGACCTGCAGCTGTTCAAGTACATCGTCAAGAACACCGCGTGGCAGGAAGGCAAGACCGTCACCTTCATGCCGAAGCCGCTGTTCGGCGACAACGGCTCGGGCATGCACGTGCACCAGTCGCTGTGGAAGGACGGCAAGCCGCTGTTCCACGACGAGGCCGGCTACGGCGGCCTGTCCGACCTGGCGCGCCACTACATCGGCGGCATCCTGCACCACGCGCCGTCGCTGCTGGCGTTCACCAACCCGACGGTGAACTCCTACCACCGCCTGGTCCCCGGCTACGAGGCCCCCATCAACCTGGTGTACTCGCAGCGCAACCGCTCCGCCGCGGTCCGCATCCCGGTCACCGGCAACAACCCGAAGGCCAAGCGCCTCGAGTTCCGCGCGCCGGACTCCTCGGGCAACCCGTACCTGGCCTTCGCCGCCATGATGATGGCCGGCCTGGACGGCATCAAGAAGAAGATCGAGCCGCTGGCTCCGGTCGACAAGGACCTCTACGAGCTCCCGCCGGAGGAGGCCAAGAACATCCCGCAGGCCCCCACCAGCCTGGCGTCGGTCATCGACCGCCTCGAGCAGGACCACGACTACCTCACCGAAGGCAACGTCTTCACCGAGGACCTGATCGAGACCTGGATCACCCTCAAGCGCGAAGGCGAGATCGCCCCGGTGAACCTGCGGCCGCACCCGTACGAGTTCGAGCTGTACTTCGACGTGTAA
- a CDS encoding polysaccharide deacetylase family protein has product MCARLVVSVHDVAPASAAETARWCADADRFGIPVSLLVIPGPWRGRRLSDEPDYAAFLRERRQAADDVLTHGWSHRAGPEGGWPRRAVGRAVARGAAEFAALNTGEATAKLRAAAEVMAGSGLPTTGFTPPGWLASPGAKQALRAAGFTYTTSHFGAEHLGTGRRYRGFALSHRPGGGWSERFGAAMLETVARRTAERGGLVRLALHPDDLSRPGLRDSTLRAIDAVLRTGAHAITYGELVGSAVG; this is encoded by the coding sequence GTGTGTGCGCGGTTGGTGGTGAGCGTCCATGACGTCGCACCGGCAAGTGCGGCGGAAACGGCGCGTTGGTGCGCCGACGCCGATCGGTTCGGCATCCCCGTCTCGCTGCTGGTGATTCCGGGGCCGTGGCGGGGCAGGCGGTTGTCCGACGAACCCGATTACGCCGCGTTCCTGCGGGAGCGCAGGCAGGCCGCTGACGACGTCCTGACGCACGGGTGGTCGCACCGGGCGGGGCCGGAGGGCGGGTGGCCGCGCCGGGCAGTAGGCCGTGCGGTAGCGCGCGGCGCGGCGGAGTTCGCCGCCTTGAACACGGGCGAGGCCACCGCCAAACTGCGTGCCGCCGCCGAGGTGATGGCCGGATCAGGTTTGCCCACGACCGGTTTCACTCCCCCCGGCTGGCTGGCCTCACCCGGCGCGAAGCAGGCGCTGCGCGCGGCGGGATTCACCTACACGACTTCGCATTTCGGCGCCGAGCACCTGGGCACCGGACGCCGGTATCGCGGATTCGCGCTGTCGCACCGGCCGGGCGGCGGCTGGTCCGAACGGTTCGGCGCGGCGATGCTGGAGACGGTGGCGCGGCGCACGGCCGAGCGCGGCGGGTTGGTCCGGCTGGCGCTGCACCCCGACGATCTGAGCAGGCCGGGTCTGCGCGACTCCACGCTGCGCGCCATCGATGCAGTACTGCGGACCGGCGCGCATGCGATCACCTACGGCGAGCTGGTCGGATCGGCGGTCGGCTAG
- a CDS encoding glycosyltransferase, producing the protein MQIANFYTPASGGLRTCVDEIGRGYRAAGHDRVLVVPGQRDDDEHTASGHRITVRSPKFGDAGYHVLTARSTRPVLDRLAPDVLECSDKLSVRWLAPWARGAGVPLVLFSHERIDAILRSRVPRGFPLTAAADLANRRLWVRAEQVVVTSRFATAEFDRVGARNVRRVPLGVDLATFRPSAGQPSGDRCGDPVRLVLVSRLSREKRAERAIEAIRVLVGSGLRCALSVIGDGPLRARLEHQAAGLPVVFHGHLTDRSAMAALVADADIAVFPSPAETFGLAVLEALACGTPVVVPTAGAARELVGDPGSGVVCDGTPRGLADGVRALLTLPEAQRRAAARAAAERFPWSATIESMLALYADYETPARSA; encoded by the coding sequence GTGCAGATCGCCAACTTCTACACCCCCGCCTCCGGTGGTTTGCGCACGTGTGTCGACGAGATCGGACGCGGCTATCGCGCGGCGGGTCACGACCGGGTCCTGGTGGTGCCCGGCCAGCGCGACGACGACGAGCACACCGCCTCCGGCCACCGGATCACTGTGCGCAGCCCGAAGTTCGGCGACGCCGGGTATCACGTGCTCACCGCCCGGAGCACCCGCCCCGTGCTCGACCGGTTGGCTCCGGACGTGCTCGAGTGCAGCGACAAACTCAGCGTGCGCTGGCTGGCGCCGTGGGCGCGCGGCGCGGGTGTCCCACTGGTGCTGTTCTCGCACGAACGGATCGACGCCATCCTGCGCTCGCGGGTGCCGCGCGGCTTCCCGCTCACCGCCGCGGCCGATCTGGCCAACCGGCGACTCTGGGTGCGTGCCGAGCAGGTCGTGGTCACCTCGCGTTTCGCCACGGCCGAGTTCGACCGCGTCGGCGCGCGCAACGTGCGCCGCGTGCCGCTCGGCGTCGACCTCGCGACCTTCCGTCCGTCCGCCGGGCAGCCGTCCGGCGACCGCTGCGGCGATCCGGTGCGACTGGTCCTGGTGAGCAGGCTGTCGCGGGAGAAACGCGCCGAACGGGCCATCGAGGCGATTCGGGTGCTGGTCGGCTCCGGCCTGCGCTGTGCGCTGTCGGTCATCGGGGACGGCCCGCTGCGTGCTCGACTCGAACATCAGGCGGCCGGGCTTCCGGTCGTCTTCCACGGCCACCTCACCGACCGGTCCGCGATGGCCGCGCTCGTCGCCGACGCCGACATCGCCGTGTTCCCCTCCCCTGCGGAGACTTTCGGCCTCGCCGTGCTGGAGGCCCTCGCCTGCGGGACCCCGGTCGTCGTTCCCACGGCGGGCGCCGCCCGCGAACTCGTCGGCGATCCCGGCTCCGGCGTCGTCTGCGACGGCACCCCGCGCGGCCTCGCCGACGGCGTCCGCGCACTGCTCACCCTGCCGGAGGCGCAGCGCCGCGCGGCCGCCCGCGCCGCCGCGGAACGCTTTCCGTGGTCGGCGACGATCGAGAGCATGCTCGCGCTCTATGCCGATTACGAGACCCCGGCTCGCTCCGCCTGA